TTTTAGGCCGGTAATAAAATCCTTCATTCTAAACACTTAAAGGGAAAAATACCTGAAATTCAGTGTCTCACAAAACTTGCTGCTGTAAGTCAGCTGTTACTATGGTTATTTACGACAACAAGATGATGTATGAGCTCAACTCCAAATAACAAGTCTTTCTAAAGGAACATATCTTCCAGGTCCATAATGAGGCTCAATTTTATGTTTTGGTATTACAATTGGTCTTAAACAAAGCTCTGCCTTTTGAGTGAAAATTGCAGTTGCATACAAGTTTAACATGCAAACAGGAATAGGCAATAACAGATGGTTGtttatttgtaataaaatattttattttgctttacCAGGACATCTCCTTCTGCAAACTGACAGAACTTGTTTGTGCTAAAACGCCAGCTTGACTGATTCAGACAAAGCGCTTTTGCTGTTAAAATGATTTACAACACCTGGAGCGATGTGTTACTTATTGTTAAAAGTCCACGTGCTGTTGCTCATCGGGACTTTCTCAAACCATTCCCTTCCCACTAACGCTTTTTGACATCACGCCCACAGCTGAATTAACTGCCCATTGTCAAGGTGGAGGGAATAAATACAGCAGCAAGCTTTGGGCTGACCACGCATCACGGAAACAGAAACTTTATATAACGATGATTTTATGTCATTCACCTAAGGTTTCTATATAAATTACCCCAGGCAGACTTATTGAACCACTTAATATGAGAAAAATCTCTATATCTTTTTGGTCTATTTTTTGCAAAAATCTGTTTATTAAGATGTTCAGTTTTTGAAAGTCCCAGAAattattaaatactttattatcaAATTAACAACGGTGCCCATTCAAACCTAGAAAGTGTTAATTAGATCCTGAATATTAAGTAAACTTTTTGGAGTTTTGCCTCTGCATGATACTACTATTCTTTATCTAATCTAAAGCGTTTACGTTACTGCGGGTGATAACTTGGAACTTCCATATACAGAGTGTCTCCCGCAACAACAGTGAAAGGTGTTACACCTGTTCATTAGCTCAGCATTGGTGCAGACTTGTCATTGGACGGTTAAACAGCCCACTCTCACACCACATTCAGAGGTTTTTGCACTCAATGTGGCGGACCCTCCATGGGAGCGTGCAAGCAGAGTGGAAGTGTATAGGGAGAGAGTGATTTGAGAAAGGCACATGTAATTCCTGtaattttgtaaaatgtaattggACCTCAGTTTTGAACAAATCAAAGTCATAAACATGAAGGTTGAAAGAGCTAAGTATATATGTATCATGTTTAGCTAATGTCTTATTCAAGCATGTGATAAAATAAGTGGAGGTCAAATAAGTTGAGGTAAAAAACGGCAAAATATATCTTGGGAAAAAGACAATTACCTTACAAGTACACTCAGTGCTCCAAGAGGAGTCACCAGTGTTGCCGGTGCAAATGCATATGCAGCAAAGTTTGCAGCCTCTCCAGCTCCCActagaataaaaacatgacagtgtacattcatttattttttagcaaCTTATTAAACACTGGAAAATGATCCTCTTTCAACCCACGTGTGCAAATGTGCTCTTTGTAGGAATGTGTGCTTCGAAGAGGTTGTGTAGGTGGTGCTCCTACTGCAATCTCACCAGCATAAATACCAAACCCACTAGAGCCTCATTTCCCccttgaaaacaaagaaaacagttgtGCTATGGTACCCATTTGTAGAATGAAGTATTTAAATCATTCACTTACTTGAAATAAGTCCTGCCCACCACAGCCATTCCTTCAGGTAAGCATACCCCCCTTGACCtgaggtaaaaagaaaaaaaaacagttacagaTGTCTcacttcaaatatttttttacatttggtttGTTATGCAATGTCTTTGGctttctttaaaacactttaataaaccaattacacagaaactgattatacaaattatttaaaaacgTTAGCTTCAGCTACAATAACATGGTCAAGAGCAATTCTGTTGCATAACAGGACATTTTACTTTGATACTCTGAGAGCATTTTGATGCCATTTTATTACTACAtacaaatatgtaaaataaagacaagatatactttattcatcccagcagggaaatgtaggtgttccagcagccagcacacatacaaacacacaacacaacacatatatacatacatacatatcccacccatacaaaaaaaaacatgagcccacaatacagtttgatatatgatatatgcaactcaggctaaagtttaaaagtttaaatgtcttctgtccttacttaaaggggagtcgttataaagtgcaattgcagaaGGTAaaaagtcaagtcaactttatttatatagcacatttataacagccgaggcagaccaaagtgctgtacagtaaatCAGGCAAAATACATTgcatccaaaacatcataaaaacacgtaaaagcaaaaattaaaagtgaattaaaacacaaaacaatcgTAAAAGTTGTAATAGACACTGCTGGGACAGGACAACTCTTACATGTAAATGAACATTTCAcctgttgaaaatgttcttctaGCAAAGACGTGAGaagaaatgtagtttaattTGAATAAAGTCGTCTTTACACTACCTGCTCGCATTGAACCCTTGCTGGCCAATCGCAGCAGACCTTTCTTCTTCAGGATGAAACTTCCGCCGATAAAAGCGCTGGAGCTCACAGCCAGGGTGAGACCGATGTAGAAGTCAGTACGGTTCACTTccatctaaaaaacaaaaaaaacaaaaaacaaaaacacaaacctcAGTTCCTAAGTGTGTTTCAAAATATGGCTTAATTCGACCGTAACTTTTAAGGGAGGATCCGGGCAACAGGCAGCTAATGTTTAAACATCACATGATAAGAGGGACTCTGTCTGTCGTAAAGAggttaaaactatttttttttttttttacagagaatgaggaggaagaggtgacTAACAACTttcttagcttttttttttctgagttcgCTACCGATAATTAAAATATACATTAAAGCTGCCGCTAAACGTCAAAGTGTTTTACCTCCTCCGTGCTCAAGTCAACCCCATTCGTCGtcgctgactgactgactgcaggaaGTGGAACAGCTGATTGCCCACTTCCTGGTAGTTTCCTAGGAAACgtgaacgggggggggggggggggagttaatTTCCTTCAGCTTTACAACTTTACGAATTAAATACAATGAATATAATagataaacaaaaataaatgttaaagtcATGACGTCATGTTTAGTGTGTTACATTTAGATAAACGATAAcatttaattaatcagtcaatGTATGATCGATGTTCATTAGatatactttttttaatgtttttttatttattgttatttctatattttttttatttatttgcagtgTCTGATATGCCAAGACTGTCTACACCCTTTACcatactgtaaataaattatattcaCTTCCGGCTAGAAAAGTCAACAAACGCTACTAACTTTGCGGAGGATAGTACTCGctatctgattggtcagtggaCTCCACAACGCACTATGCAGCGTTTATATTGGTCTAGTGAATCCGGAAGTAGGAGCTAACCTTGACGAGTGAGCAAAACACATGAGCTGCTGGTTTTAGGGGGAACAACTTGAAATGAGATTATACCGGATCGTCAAACCGGATTACAGGATTATTAAACGATATTCGATTTACCTTTCTGATCGTGGTTGCGTCTCCCCGTCGTTTGTTTGTTCAAAGAAAATAGACCTTGCTTAATGATTGGGTAGCCATCTCCACATTTCCACTTGCACTTGCCATCATCGCTTGGTGGACTTATGTTGACATCGACTGCTCTCAAATAATGAGGACCCTTTTGTTGTCCTGTGTCAGAAGCTATAAGGCTTTTCACAGACTGCAGCACAGCCCATGTTGTTTTCCACTTCCAGCTGTGACACGGAAGAGGTTCACTGTGTTGAGATGCATGAGCACACATGTCTGCAAAGAAGACACGAGTTACTACATTACAACTCCCATCTTCTACGTCAATGCTTCTCCTCATTTAGGCCACCTGTATTCAGCTGCGATTGCTGACTGCCTACACAGATACAAACTACTGAAGGGGTTCAACTCTAAGTTTGCAACAGGTAATTCTTCCCGTCCATCAATACTAACGCGTTTGTGTAACCTTTATTATGGGGCACACTGCAAATAACATgtctccacatttagccctaaaaaaataaaaatcacgttttattcacatttagagaaatatttgtgaactttgtcatatttacttttgtgaataaaaatgtaagataatttcattggcaaatgtaaatgttaaatattatatctaaatgttaaatattatatataaatgttaaaaatacatttacaatcttagctaaatatttacattctaaatatttagctttgatccaATATATTTAGcaaagattgtaaatatttataatcaaagctaaatatatagaatataaacaaaatatttagaaacgtagctaaatatttagagtcaggacatgtatttttaacatttatatatatatatatatatatataacatttaacatttagatataatatttaacatttagatttgccaatgaaattatcttacatttttattcacaaaagtaaatatcacaaagttcacaaatatttctctaaatgtgaataaaaagtgattttttttcttccactaaatgtggagaaatgttgttgttatttgtagtgtgtGCAGCTTTACAATCAGCGCCCCATACTTTATTCCTGTGGGTTTTATGTGATTTACAGAATATAAACACATAGGTTTCATTAGAGCATGTCAAGTCAGACATTTGTGGGTTTCAGCCTCATGTACATTcaatctgcagctttttttgtgatatacgttttaaattacatttctggAGTTTGGGTAAATTAAGGGATTAAACAAATCACCTTGGGCTATGGGACATTTGGATTGGTGTTCTTCAAATTCTGTTTTGATTAAACAATTCATTGTTTTATCAAGGGCATTACAATAATAACTCTTTATTATCACATTTCAGGTACAGATGAGCATGGTTTGAAAATCCAACAAGCCGCTGAAGCTGCAGGAAAAGACCCCCTGCAGTTCTGCACTGATGTCTCTCTGAGATTCAAGCATCTCTTTAGCAGCTGCAACATTTCGTATACAGACTACATAAGAACCACCGagctgagacacagagaggcagtGGAGCATTTCTGGTCAGTACTCTGGAACAAAGGTCTCATCTACAAAGGGAGCTATGAAGGCTGGTACTCTACCCAAGATGAAAGCTTCCTCACACCATCGCAGGTGGGAGACGCTTTTGACTCATCAGGGAAGGAGATCAAGGTGTCGCTGGAGAGTGGCCATAAGGTAATATGAGAGAATGTAGGATCATAGCAGTGTGGGTTTTAGTGGAGTGGAAGGAGTGTCAATACACATATCATGCATGTAGTATGTCTGCTGTGGGTTTGAAGGAGTGCTTgacaatgaaaaaacaaaaatccctgTTGGGCATACAAAGACGTGCCAGCCAGTGAGGGTCTTACACACTTAGTTGCACTATATCAAGTGTAGACATCAGTGATTTTGAATTGCTTTccttttaattttctttcattATAAGAGTTTGATGACACTGATTCGACTCTCATGTCTTCTCAAAATGAAGCTAAAGACtgaggtgtttttttaagtaaaatcaTCACTCtgagacattaaaaacacatgctATCATGTTGGCTGAAACAGTATTAAACACTGCTGTGTAATAACAGAGATTTGTGGTTATATCAGGcgttatatattgtaatatgtCTTAGAAATGACGAGTAGTGTCTTCATGACACCTACAGACAGGCCCATGCTAGTTGTGTTCCCATTACTACTTTTTATGCTGATGCATGCAACTACTTCCAGGCTCTAGTTATATATTAAATGGACAGATATTTATCATGTCAAAATAACAAAGGTGTATTCCAAAATGTCAGTCTACTCAGTATTGCAGACATTTAATCACATCTCTACACCTTGCACAGTTTAACTTTATCAACACACCTTAAATCTACTTTCCACTCTTTTCTTCCCAGGTGGATTGGATGATGGAGGAGAACTACATGTTCCGTCTGTCTGCGTTTCAGTCCCAGCTTCTGGACTGGCTCAGAGGAAATCCTTGCGCCATACAGCCTGAACGATTCTACCACGCTGTTCTCCAGTGGCTGCAATCGGACCTTCCCGACCTCTCCGTGTCCCGTCAGAGAAACCGCCTCCAGTGGGGCATCCCTGTGCCTGGTGACCTCGAACAAACCATCTATGTGTGGCTGGACGCTCTGGTGAACTACCTCACAGTTGCTGGCTATCCAGAGACGCATGACAAATGGTGGAGCGTTGCCCATCACGTTGTTGgaaaggacattttaaaattTCATGCCATCTACTGGCCGTCTTTTCTTCTCGGGGCGGGGCTGCCACTGCCAAAGACAATATATGTCCACTCTCACTGGACCGTCAGAGGGAAGAAGATGTCTAAAAGTTTGGGTAATGTGGTGGATCCTATTGAATGCTCTCAGATGTTTACAACTGATGGCATGAGGTACTTTCTTTTGCGTCAAGGTGTCCCAGACGCAGACTGCGATTACACAGATGACAAAGTGAGGAAGCTTCTGAATGCAGAGCTCGCTGACTCTCTTGGTGGTCTTCTTAACCGATgcacagctccagctcttaaCCCAGGTCAGGCCTACCCGTCGTTCTGCTCTCAGTCCTTCCCCAGAGATCAAGGAGGGCGGGCAGTAGCTGAAGACTACCACATGTTGGATGCTGTAAAGAATCTCCCATCTGTTGTAGAAGAGCACTATGAGAGCATGCATGTATACAAAGCTCTGGAGGCCATCATTGCCTGTGTGAGGCAGACGAATGGATTCGTTCAGCGCCACAAACCCTGGAATCTGGACCGGGGGAAGAGTAAAGACCAGCAATGGCTAGAAACCGTTATCCACGTCACACTTGAGTGCCTGAGGATTTATGGCACTCTCCTCCAACCAGTTGTACCAGAGATTTCAAACAAACTGCTGTCCAGAATCGGGGTGCAACCTGGCGAAAGGAGCTGGGGAAACACTGACTTCCTGCCAAAATTTCAGGGAAAGG
This is a stretch of genomic DNA from Labrus bergylta chromosome 9, fLabBer1.1, whole genome shotgun sequence. It encodes these proteins:
- the mars2 gene encoding methionine--tRNA ligase, mitochondrial produces the protein MRTLLLSCVRSYKAFHRLQHSPCCFPLPAVTRKRFTVLRCMSTHVCKEDTSYYITTPIFYVNASPHLGHLYSAAIADCLHRYKLLKGFNSKFATGTDEHGLKIQQAAEAAGKDPLQFCTDVSLRFKHLFSSCNISYTDYIRTTELRHREAVEHFWSVLWNKGLIYKGSYEGWYSTQDESFLTPSQVGDAFDSSGKEIKVSLESGHKVDWMMEENYMFRLSAFQSQLLDWLRGNPCAIQPERFYHAVLQWLQSDLPDLSVSRQRNRLQWGIPVPGDLEQTIYVWLDALVNYLTVAGYPETHDKWWSVAHHVVGKDILKFHAIYWPSFLLGAGLPLPKTIYVHSHWTVRGKKMSKSLGNVVDPIECSQMFTTDGMRYFLLRQGVPDADCDYTDDKVRKLLNAELADSLGGLLNRCTAPALNPGQAYPSFCSQSFPRDQGGRAVAEDYHMLDAVKNLPSVVEEHYESMHVYKALEAIIACVRQTNGFVQRHKPWNLDRGKSKDQQWLETVIHVTLECLRIYGTLLQPVVPEISNKLLSRIGVQPGERSWGNTDFLPKFQGKDCPFEGRALGSDFGVLFSRLESPNADKQKPKPTKKAARSK